In Juglans microcarpa x Juglans regia isolate MS1-56 chromosome 7D, Jm3101_v1.0, whole genome shotgun sequence, the following are encoded in one genomic region:
- the LOC121239118 gene encoding eukaryotic translation initiation factor 3 subunit G-A, translated as MATAQQTKLRWGELEEDDGEDLDFLLPPRQVIGPDENGIKKVIEYRFNDDGNKVKITTTSRTRKLANARLSKRAIERRSWPKFGDAVHEDVGSRLTMVSTEEILLERPRAPGSKPEEPKAGGDSLAQLSKGGAVLMVCRTCGKKGDHWTSRCPYKDLAQPAEGFVDKPAVSEATTAAAGATKGTYVPPSQRAGAERTGSDMRRRNDENSVRVTNLSEDTREPDLLELFRPFGAVSRVYVAVDQKTGMSRGFGFVNFVNREDAQRAINKLNGYGYDNLILRVEWATPRAN; from the exons ATGGCTACGGCGCAGCAAACGAAGCTCCGATGGGGGGAGCTGGAGGAGGACGACGGGGAGGACCTGGACTTTCTGCTGCCTCCGAGGCAGGTGATCGGGCCCGACGAGAACGGTATCAAGAAGGTCATAGAGTACAGGTTCAACGACGATGGCAACAAGGTCAAGATAACCACCACCTCTCGGACTCGCAAGCTCGCCAACGCTCGCCTCAGCAAGCGCGCCATCGAACGCCGCTCCTGGCCCAAGTTCGGCGATGCGGTCCACGAGGACGTCGGTAGCCGCCTCACTATGGTTTCGACCGAGGAGATCCTCCTTGAACGCCCTAGGGCACCAG GTAGCAAACCAGAAGAACCGAAAGCTGGAGGAGACTCATTGGCTCAACTTAGTAAAGGAGGTGCCGTCCTCATGGTTTGCAGGACTTGTGGTAAGAAGGGTGACCACTGGACTTCACGGTGCCCTTACAAGGATCTCGCTCAACCAGCAGAGGGATTCGTTGATAAGCCTGCTGTATCAGAAGCCACAACTGCTGCTGCTGGGGCAACCAAGGGAACATACGTTCCTCCAAGCCAGAGAGCAGGGGCAGAGAGAACCGGATCTGATATGAGACGCAGAAATGATGAAAACTCTGTTCGGGTCACTAACCTCTCAGAGGACACAAGGGAGCCAGACTTACTTGAGCTTTTCCGACCTTTTGGTGCTGTAAGCCGTGTTTATGTTGCTGTTGATCAGAAAACTGGTATGAGCAGAGGATTTGGTTTTGTTAACTTTGTGAACAGAGAAGATGCTCAGAGAGCCATCAACAAACTCAATGGATATGGTTATGATAATTTAATCCTTAGAGTCGAATGGGCCACCCCAAGAGCAAATTAA
- the LOC121239121 gene encoding methylsterol monooxygenase 2-2 isoform X2, which produces MASIIESGWLYLTTHFNDFQLACLGSFFLHESVFFLSGLPFIFLERAGWLNRYKIQTKNNSPAAQEKCITRLVLYHFGVNLPVMLVSYPVFKYMGMQSSLPLPSWKVVLTQILFYFILEDFVFYWGHRVLHTKWLYKHVHSVHHEYATPFGLTSEYAHPAEILFLGFATIVGPAITGPHLITLWLWMVLRVLETVEAHCGYHFPWSLSNFLPLYGGSDFHDYHHRLLFTKSGNYSSTFTYMDWVFGTDKGYRRLKALKNGGVEDDSKQK; this is translated from the exons ATGGCTTCGATCATCGAATCTGGGTGGCTG TATCTGACCACACATTTCAATGACTTTCAACTGGCATGTCTGGGAAGTTTCTTCCTCCATGAAAGTGTTTTTTTCTTATCGGGACTTCCTTTTATATTTCTTGAGAGGGCAGGTTGGCTGAACAGATACAAAATTCAG ACGAAAAATAATAGTCCAGCAGCTCAGGAGAAATGTATTACTCGCCTAGTACTCTATCATTTTGGTGTCAATCTTCCGGTTATGCTTGTCTCATATCCCGTCTTCAAATACATGGGCATGCAAAGTAGCCTACCATTGCCGTCCTG GAAGGTAGTTTTAACACAGATATTATTCTACTTCATCCTTGAGGATTTTGTATTCTATTGGGGACACCGGGTTCTGCATACAAAATGGTTGTACAAGCATGTCCACAGTGTCCACCACGA ATATGCCACACCTTTTGGACTGACTTCAGAATATGCTCACCCTGCTGAGATACTCTTTCTTGGTTTTGCTACCATTGTTGGTCCTGCTATCACTGGACCCCATTTGATAACTCTGTGGCTATGGATGGTACTGAGAGTCTTGGAGACTGTTGAGGCACATTGTGGTTACCATTTTCCATGGAGCCTCTCAAACTTCTTGCCTTTGTACGGGGG atctgATTTTCATGACTATCACCACCGTTTGCTTTTTACTAAGTCTGGAAACTACTCGTCAACTTTTACTTACATGGACTG GGTATTTGGAACTGATAAGGGTTACAGAAGGTTGAAAGCTCTGAAGAATGGTGGAGTCGAAGATGACAGCAAGCAAAAGTAA
- the LOC121239121 gene encoding methylsterol monooxygenase 2-2 isoform X1, whose amino-acid sequence MASIIESGWLNFLLVMQYLTTHFNDFQLACLGSFFLHESVFFLSGLPFIFLERAGWLNRYKIQTKNNSPAAQEKCITRLVLYHFGVNLPVMLVSYPVFKYMGMQSSLPLPSWKVVLTQILFYFILEDFVFYWGHRVLHTKWLYKHVHSVHHEYATPFGLTSEYAHPAEILFLGFATIVGPAITGPHLITLWLWMVLRVLETVEAHCGYHFPWSLSNFLPLYGGSDFHDYHHRLLFTKSGNYSSTFTYMDWVFGTDKGYRRLKALKNGGVEDDSKQK is encoded by the exons ATGGCTTCGATCATCGAATCTGGGTGGCTG AATTTCCTTTTGGTGATGCAGTATCTGACCACACATTTCAATGACTTTCAACTGGCATGTCTGGGAAGTTTCTTCCTCCATGAAAGTGTTTTTTTCTTATCGGGACTTCCTTTTATATTTCTTGAGAGGGCAGGTTGGCTGAACAGATACAAAATTCAG ACGAAAAATAATAGTCCAGCAGCTCAGGAGAAATGTATTACTCGCCTAGTACTCTATCATTTTGGTGTCAATCTTCCGGTTATGCTTGTCTCATATCCCGTCTTCAAATACATGGGCATGCAAAGTAGCCTACCATTGCCGTCCTG GAAGGTAGTTTTAACACAGATATTATTCTACTTCATCCTTGAGGATTTTGTATTCTATTGGGGACACCGGGTTCTGCATACAAAATGGTTGTACAAGCATGTCCACAGTGTCCACCACGA ATATGCCACACCTTTTGGACTGACTTCAGAATATGCTCACCCTGCTGAGATACTCTTTCTTGGTTTTGCTACCATTGTTGGTCCTGCTATCACTGGACCCCATTTGATAACTCTGTGGCTATGGATGGTACTGAGAGTCTTGGAGACTGTTGAGGCACATTGTGGTTACCATTTTCCATGGAGCCTCTCAAACTTCTTGCCTTTGTACGGGGG atctgATTTTCATGACTATCACCACCGTTTGCTTTTTACTAAGTCTGGAAACTACTCGTCAACTTTTACTTACATGGACTG GGTATTTGGAACTGATAAGGGTTACAGAAGGTTGAAAGCTCTGAAGAATGGTGGAGTCGAAGATGACAGCAAGCAAAAGTAA
- the LOC121239120 gene encoding probable protein phosphatase 2C 24, which produces MAKICSGLVSENEASTPCDRGSRAARRRRMEIRRFKFVPSPEMEEGQKRQKLNVCRPSFSRVCGNAVENSASDEEKQLVVVESGRAEAKEISISNQALNLSFATGCSSPSDRVVPEVCDEYPKFGFASVCGRRRDMEDAVAIYPSFCLRDREITEMHYFGVYDGHGCSHVATNCRERLHELVREGLESEDPSPTEWKSVMERGFRRMDKEVIACNESIFGATKCRCELQSPECDAVGSTAVVAIVTPDKIIVANCGDSRAVLCRNGKPVPLSSDHKPDRPDELRRIEAAGGRVIYWNGPRVLGVLAMSRAIGDNYLKPYVSCEPEVTITDRTAEDECLILASDGLWDVVSTDTACGVASKCLRGKGQVPPCSPRGPAVGLLETSDETCSDASMLLTKLALARHSTDNVSVVVVDLRRDT; this is translated from the exons ATGGCGAAGATCTGCAGCGGACTGGTGAGTGAGAATGAAGCTTCTACTCCGTGCGACCGGGGCTCTCGAGCGGCGCGGCGGAGGAGAATGGAGATCAGAAGGTTCAAGTTTGTGCCCTCACCGGAGATGGAGGAAGGCCAGAAGCGTCAAAAGCTAAACGTCTGTAGGCCGTCGTTTTCTCGGGTCTGCGGAAACGCTGTGGAGAACTCCGCTTCGGATGAGGAAAAACAACTGGTTGTTGTGGAAAGCGGGAGAGCGGAGGCAAAAGAGATCTCAATTTCGAATCAGGCTTTAAATCTTTCGTTTGCGACGGGGTGCTCCTCTCCGTCAGACCGTGTGGTTCCAGAAGTTTGCGATGAGTACCCGAAGTTCGGCTTTGCATCTGTTTGCGGAAGGCGTAGAGACATGGAAGACGCAGTGGCAATCTACCCTTCCTTTTGTCTACGGGACCGCGAAATCACCGAAATGCATTATTTCGGAGTTTACGACGGCCACGGTTGCTCTCAT gtAGCGACGAACTGTAGAGAGAGGTTGCATGAACTGGTGAGGGAAGGGTTGGAAAGCGAGGATCCTTCACCAACGGAGTGGAAGAGCGTGATGGAGCGAGGGTTCAGAAGGATGGACAAGGAGGTGATTGCGTGTAACGAGAGCATTTTTGGAGCCACCAAGTGCCGGTGCGAGCTTCAGTCCCCCGAGTGCGATGCGGTTGGATCTACGGCGGTTGTTGCGATCGTAACTCCCGATAAGATCATTGTCGCCAACTGCGGCGACTCCAGAGCCGTGCTTTGCCGTAACGGCAAGCCTGTTCCTCTCTCGTCTGATCACAAG CCGGACCGTCCAGACGAGCTGCGTCGGATCGAGGCCGCGGGTGGTCGAGTCATATACTGGAACGGCCCACGGGTTCTTGGAGTTCTCGCCATGTCAAGAGCTATTG GTGATAACTATTTGAAACCCTACGTGAGCTGCGAGCCGGAGGTGACGATCACGGATCGGACAGCGGAAGACGAGTGTCTGATCCTGGCAAGCGACGGGCTGTGGGACGTGGTGTCCACCGACACGGCATGTGGGGTGGCCAGTAAGTGCTTGCGAGGGAAGGGCCAGGTGCCTCCGTGTTCGCCCCGTGGGCCTGCAGTGGGCCTGCTCGAGACCTCCGACGAGACGTGCTCGGACGCGTCGATGTTGCTGACGAAGCTGGCCTTGGCTAGGCACAGTACCGACAACGTTAGCGTGGTGGTGGTGGACCTCAGAAGGGACACGTAG